The Pocillopora verrucosa isolate sample1 chromosome 9, ASM3666991v2, whole genome shotgun sequence genome includes the window TATAGCCTGTTCTTTGAAAGTCCATTTGTTTTCGATGTGTATTTTGTAGAACTGTTGAATTTACTCATAAATAATTGTCAATCTGCCAATAAAAAACCTTTTGGAGGTACAGCTGTATACAGCCGAATCCAAATCATTTGTGGTCATATTTGTTGTGTCGTAAGGAATGGGCTATTGATGTACTGCTTTGATACAGAAACTTATTGCCTTCCttccttctctttgttttaCGCTCTGCCGAGCATCCCAAATTATTGAAATTACTACTACAGCGGCTGGCATTAGTTGTATGTGTAATtaatatgaaagcgatcctaACAGTTATGAGCGCTATTTTAGttgtagtgaaaataaggcctgaaaataatttaagtccgtacgggatttgaacccatgacctctgcgttACCGTAGAGCGCTGTGACGGTATTGCAGTGGTCATGGGTTgaaatcccgtacgggcctggatatttttcaggtcttattttcactactacttcGTAACTGTGTAACGTATATggttttcatatatttacagtcataaatgcattttttcttCCTGCGCGTAATGAGTCTTACGAATTGAGTACTATTCCAATAATTCGAACAAATTAAACCAATAAAATATTCATGATATTGTGGACTTAAAGACACTTTTTTGTCCTCCAGCGCTGCAGGGGTACATATAGAATTTAGACTCGAATCTGGTATGGTAATTGGCCATGATAACCTTACATGTCTGAAAATATAATCACCATATATAATTTAGCatcttttgaaacaattttcgtGGGATCACACACATGTTATTGTATTGGCGCATCGAAGAATCATTGTTTAACATCACAGCCATTTCGAACCAACTAATTATTAAACTTCGTCCAAATTataagatgaaataaaacaaatcagGCCAGAGCCATCGGGATTAAAACTGAGCATATTTTGGGCATGTTGAGATGGTGATACTTCGAATCTGATGCAACTTATGTTTAGTAGTCTGTTTTAATActattgattttatattttaggTAGTTAGCGGTACCTAGGTGGGATGATGTTTTGAACTAATTTAGAAATTATCATTACATTTGAAGTCCGGTTATTGCATTTCTAGCGTTCTGATTAGTTCATCGGAAAACGATTGACCCAAATGTCGCTAAGCGTAATTTCGTTTGGCTAGAAGCAAACACTTCTCCTGTCTCCGTAAAGCAAATATTAGTCAAATGTCAACTTGGTAGGAAAACTGAAAGACGCAAAGTACGACATAACTTTATTGAATGGTACGTACCTTTGAAATTTCACCTAAAAGTTTCGCACTTGACATAAACCTTTTATGGAATAGGAAAAGTATACTGAAGCcacgtaaaaaaaatttaattccatAGCATTATCGagaagtgtaattttttttttgtcagagtCAAGCTATCGTGAAAAGAATATATACAAATcaacatatacatatacatttTGATTATATTTGAAAGTTCCTTGTCATTCTTAGTCGTGTCTCGACGGATTTGAGTGGTTTGTAATGGTATAGAGGGTTCTGGACTGTAAGTTCGAGCACGTCTACAGCTGTTGTCGATATCTCTCGATAACGATCACCAGAACTGTATGTTGCAGACATTAAGTCTAAGAAACAAATCACTGCTAATTTCGTACGActgtattttctttcatttccttttatttgtttcttgtaCAAAAACATGACGAGATCGCACTGCATTACCTCATTATTTATTAGTGCAGAGTGAAGGTAAAAATATATGTTGCAAGTCTACCGTCATTGTGATCTTCAGAACTGTTATATTGATTTGTAAATTTCAGGCAATAAGCTACTTCTTACTTTATCTCTAATATCCTTAAGTGTACGTCTTTTGGGAGCAAATACATCTTTCattgtgatgtttttttaatcataacttataaaattttcatctgCTTACCAACCAGTCAGAGAAAGCATTTTATTCCACGCGTTATATCAAATCACCATATAATTGGTTTATTTGTACCACGTGGTACCAAAAAACTGTCTCTTTGATTGGTTGTGTATCATAGTGCACCTTTTCTATCCTACAAATGATACATAAATATTGCAAGATTTTCGTTCACAATTTCATGGACagtatttttttgtgaaataagGATCATAAGTTTATTCTAAGAAAAACATTCCAAGTAATAAGTACCCAAGACCATGAAATTTATCAACAAATAGTTTTGCTAGAGCCTTGTGTTACTAACTTTTACTCTAGCATATATTTTTGACGTACTTACAGTGACGCAAAATGAATTCGTTTTCCAAATACGCATCCTTTTTCTGGGTCAATACaactaaataaagaaaaacaattaaaactgaCCAACTAAAATTCGACTAATTCCAATAATAGACAACAATCATGCACGGGGGTTTTTATGTTTAGATAGATTTGATGGGACTGAGGAGGTTCACGTTACtgaattaatttcaaatatatACACTATATTGAGCAGCGACTGACTTCCGCTCATGCAAAATGCAGGTGTTCTGAGGCTTATAATTCTTTACCAGTGGAaacgtaattaaaaaaaaatccttagcgaatattgtttcaaatgttttccAACAGTTTCTCTGATAGGAAAGCTGACACCAAGATCAAAAGTCTCGACTTTACATTTCTATTCTGTTCGACTAAAGGCgaaactgtcaaaaaaaaataatggacGAATAATAATGACACCTGGACACGAGATATGTCAAACAATCTAGAGCACGAAATTTATAAAGCATGTTTATAAACTAGTGGTAGCATGATTGAGAAGGCATGGAATTGTTAGAGACAATCGCTCTTTAATATACTTCTCAGGTTTAGAGAATCTTTCACACATTCACTTGACTTCGACAcaaaatcattatcattaataattGATGATTTCTATTATTGATTAGTATTAGGAAATATCATAACATAAGTACACCTTGTCGCAATGGTAACGACTTTACATCACATTTACCATATTAAACTCTACCAGCCACGACGTAATCTGTATCAGGTACTaggcatcatcatcatctctaCATGTAAAAACTATCTAGAGTATTTATCCGAAAGGTTTcagttttatttgctttatttcagCCTACGATAtaagtcaagaaaaaataattagttATTTTCCTCTGtattgactgaaataaaaccaaatcaaaatAAAGCCGTCGGCATTAGAGCTACGCATATTGTTCGACGAGGTTTCTTTTGTAAACAGCGATCCTTTAATGTATTGATTCTTCTACGTTGTTTCGTCTTATTCCTCGCAAATGGCTTCTCTACATGCAAAAACTGTATAGAGTATTTATCCCAAAGGCATcagtttcatttgtttcattttagccTATGATATAGGCCAAGGAAAAgcaatgatttattttctttttaaaaaaaaataatctaaaTAAAGCCTTCGTTAGAACTATGCATATTGTTCGACAAGGTTTCGTTTGTAAACACCGATTTTTTAATGTACTGATTCTTCTACGTTTTTTTGTGTTATTCCTTGCAAATGGCTTCAAAAGATGCCAAATCTTTTATGAATAAGCTGgattatttttaagaaatataGGATTGACatagaaacaataaaaatgagTCGAATTTCccttaattttagctttttatgcctgaaacttcaaaataaacaggtCAAGGGGGTTAAAAGAAACTATGATTATCGCCAACGGGTCTCAGCGCTGTGTTGTGAAATACAAACAGGAAGATGAAACTATTTCAGCTTAAAATATTTCGAGTTAATAGCAAGGTCACGGATATcaatatcaaaatttaaagaatagagaatgAGATGTAGGCACCcgaaaaagtttattttgttgcTTAAGCTGGTGGTTTTGTTGTGTAatttaaaaaactcttaaatGAAAAAGGGCAGAACAGCTTTACGGACCGTTAAGTTAAGGGTAGTTTCACGAAACCGGTCCCTAAAGTAGTAATTATTGAAAAACGTAAATAGGTGATTCAGCCGAGCGAAAGACTACAATTAGCTTGTTATATTTTGGCACAGGCATATATCTCCTTATTTATAGTTGTCATGGGATGAAGAAATGCGACAATTGAACAGTGCAAATGAACATTGATCTGGATGAAAGACTACAAAAGGAGAGGGTGGAGGGGCGGATTTTAAAGCGAAAAATGTTGTGTAAGAAATTATCTCTCGCAAGTTTATGAAGCATGTTTTTatctaaacatttttttgttggcATTATTATCATTTGGTCAGTCCTCCCGgttaaatcaaacatttcttCCATGAAAGACTCGCCATATTCTTGGCAGGTATCACAGATCTGATGTGTGTCATATGGCTGGTCGACAGGCTTCATTTTTTACCGAGCTGTTTTTCATTTCCCAAATGTTCCTTAACATTGCCACTCAGCAGTGTGGAACTGGCGGTGACGTATACTCGATTTATCAAATGATGCTTAAGGGCCACACCTATAAGACTTTCAAGACTACACCAGGTACGCTGGAATGCAGAGAGACCTGTCTCGTTGATCACAGATGTCAAAGCTTTAATTTGGTCATGTTCATTGCAATATGTGAGTTAAACAACCAGACTAAAGAGGCAAAACCAGAGGACTTTGTCAAGGACGAAAACAGATATTATATGGCAAAAGGTCCAAAACGAGGTAATATAGAATAGTAGGGTGTAGTTATGTTTATGGATTTTGCGCTACGAGCCACTAATTTTTCCAACTTTTAACGAGCTGaagtaaaatttcaatttcagttcCCCTGGGATCAATCTTTGAGCTGCCTGCTGAATCAAGGAAGGAGATCGAGGCGAGTACAGGAAGACAGGCAGTTAACGGTAATTATTGGCTGGATTTTACAAGATCTGGGAACTCTACTTTAGCTTGTCGCGACATAAAGACAAAATGCTAGTACACGAAATATTCCCTGAATATTTATCTCTTAATCTCTCAATCAGCCTTCTTTCTAACTTGTTGCAGACTATTGTGTCAAACATCTAAGTCAAAACGGTGCAAAGTGTGTGAACCGTGGAATCAACCACTCGTGCGCATTTAACTCATCTATGTAAACAGGGAAATattgtgaaaaaagtttttcctttgttgaaatgttttcttaCCTCTGAGGGGATCGGCCATGATTTCCTTATCATCACAAAGAATATCGCTAATTAAGAAGTTTGATTTTTAAGCGGTCAAAAAAAAATCGTGGAAGGTTATATATCACACAACGTTTTCAAGCTCACAAAGCTCAACCTTGAGTTTGGAAATTGCCTTAATCCAGTAAATGCAAATATCTTCGTCATTTTAAACCGTTACGAACTGAAATTTCCACACAATGCAAATACTGGTAATGAATTTTGTCCATGGAATGCAGTCACGTGGTTCGCGCGCAACAAGAGCGAATTTCATGGAACTAACTCCTACAATTAGCTCCACTTGTTTCAATTTTTGAGATATCGGCACAGGAATGTCTTCAATTTATGAAGTTAGGAACAGAGTGGATGTACCAAAAACCAATTGGAGATTTACCATTGTGTTTGGTGGGTAAATGAATAGAAAGGACGTCAAAACGACGGGAAAGTAGCATTGTAGAGAGTAGAATTGGCCATAGATAATTCCAAAGGCAATTTTTTGAGATATCACTACAACAGTGTCTTACATTTGTGAATTTATGAAATGGGTTGACGTACAATTCACCAAGAGGTGACTACTGTACTTTCTTGGTAAATGAATCAAAAGGATGACAAGACGAAAAGGATAAGGCCCTTTTGCCTCACAACGTGGAGTTCGTAAACCATGTTTTTCAACTATTGCAGCTTGATCCGCGCTAAAAGTCCATACTATTCAAATCATATTGTTCTACATTGGgaagcaaagaaataaatgtagATAAATATAAGCCTTACTGCTGATTCATTTTACTATTATCTAGAATGTGGGCCTGTTGGTGTGGCAGACAGAAATGCAATCTCAGATGCCAGAATGACAGCAAGCACAGTCTTTGGTACAATATCTTCTCCGTACTTTGGCCGACTTCATGAAAACAGGGGAAAAGGAGGATGGTGTCCCAAGACTAGAACTGACAGAACAGACTATCTTCAGGTTGACGTGGGTACAATGCTGTCTGTTTGTGCTGTGGCCACCCAAGGGGAAAAGGAATACAGTGCATGGACTACCAGCTACAAACTACACCTATCCTCAGACGGTGGTACTTGGAACGCTTACGAGGAGACCAGCACGACAAAGGTTTGATCGGCAACTATTAGTAATGATTATAAGACCGCGAAGAGTCCAATTCAGTGAGTTACAAAAGCAACTTACAAAATTGCACCACTGCAAGCAAGAGTGTGATTTGTTGCTATTCACAACCGAACCGAACGGTAGGACAAAAAGTCTTGTGACCAACCGCCAAACCATAGTCaagttgaagaaacaaaatagccATCAGAGAATGCATTCATAAATAACAgttcactttatttttaaaggaaGATGTACCCGATAGTCTACTGATAACTATCATGATTTTGAGATCTTTGCCAATGTTGAATTAAGCCAAATAAACCGCAATTGCCAATAGTATGCTCTTTCTCTCAGCGATAAACTGAGGAGTGGCGTTAAAAGAGTGAAATGGCGAAGTGGTTTCATTCCAGAGTTTTAAGCAACTCTCAAGCTTGTATGTCTTTGACTACAAAGCTTTAAGAATTACCTTCAGTTTTTATTGCGGCAAGATTGAAGAGAAAGTTACAGTTCTATGATAGATATTAATAAAGTTAGGTAGTCATTCACACCCCTACCTTTCCATAAAACATGTTCCTTTAAACTTGCATCATGTGTT containing:
- the LOC136283347 gene encoding uncharacterized protein, with product MAGRQASFFTELFFISQMFLNIATQQCGTGGDVYSIYQMMLKGHTYKTFKTTPGTLECRETCLVDHRCQSFNLVMFIAICELNNQTKEAKPEDFVKDENRYYMAKGPKRVPLGSIFELPAESRKEIEASTGRQAVNGNYWLDFTRSGNSTLACRDIKTNVADYCVKHLSQNGAKCVNRGINHSCAFNSSM
- the LOC136283348 gene encoding lactadherin-like; the protein is MTASTVFGTISSPYFGRLHENRGKGGWCPKTRTDRTDYLQVDVGTMLSVCAVATQGEKEYSAWTTSYKLHLSSDGGTWNAYEETSTTKVFPGNSDRYSVVKHFLTTDVMARYVRFYPVTYHEFPCLRVEIFVRK